TATAGGGCTCGATGTAAATACCGGCAAAGAAGGATGGGGCATTGCTGCTACGGCGATGGTGTATCTATACACCTTTATATTCGGCGCTACTTGGCTCACGGTTCCGTGGCTATATCCCGCGGAGATTTTTCCTCTCATGGTTCGCGCAAAGGGAAACGCATGGGGCGTAGTAGGCTGGAGTTTAGGGAACGGGTGTGTATACCAGATTTTGATAAGCCGCATGTTAACAGCTTCAGGTCATTGACACTTGCTCTGCCATATGTCTTCGACGCGCTTGGTGAGAAGACAATGCATATTTTTGGAGCAGTGAATATTATCAGTATTCCTATTGGTGAGTTGACCCTTGGGGTACTCGTATACCAAGCTGGTAATATGCTTGAGCTTTGGCGTTAGTTTGCTGACATCACGATTAGTGTGGGCTCTCTACCCAGAGTCTAACCAACGGACATTAGAGGAAATCGATCTTCTGTTTGTAGCCGGTTCTCCGTGGGCCTGGACTGCCGAATCGAATTTCCAACCCCTCAAGATG
This region of Aspergillus puulaauensis MK2 DNA, chromosome 5, nearly complete sequence genomic DNA includes:
- a CDS encoding uncharacterized protein (COG:C;~EggNog:ENOG410PJBY;~InterPro:IPR005828,IPR036259;~TransMembrane:3 (i21-42o62-83i90-109o);~go_component: GO:0016021 - integral component of membrane [Evidence IEA];~go_function: GO:0022857 - transmembrane transporter activity [Evidence IEA];~go_process: GO:0055085 - transmembrane transport [Evidence IEA]); the protein is MFLAGGFSRIGLDVNTGKEGWGIAATAMVYLYTFIFGATWLTVPWLYPAEIFPLMVRAKGNAWGVVGWSLGNGSLTLALPYVFDALGEKTMHIFGAVNIISIPIVWALYPESNQRTLEEIDLLFVAGSPWAWTAESNFQPLKMANAQFGLAKDAGPEYDAEKALDTGDQPKSVESKNQG